In Candidatus Eisenbacteria bacterium, a single genomic region encodes these proteins:
- a CDS encoding NAD(P)/FAD-dependent oxidoreductase, with translation MTDYDAIIIGSGSGGLTAALALARAGKKVVVFEQHDHPGGYTQSFSLGGFQFSPGVHYIGGLGPGGGLREIYEGLGVANDLLFFELNPDGYDHAIIGRERFDFPKGQGRLAARLKSRFPAEAGGIDGYLDTVARMTAEVGRALPVHDAREAALLPLRMPTVLRYGLRSLDRLLDRFTHDPLLRAILSIQAGDHGMAPSRAPAILHASVASYYMDGGCYPRGGAQAIADALVARIRDGAGEVRVGTPVERIFIEGGVARGVGLADGTLLRADIVISNADPGVTWGRLVPAEHVGARLRNRLARMRYSSSTLSLFLAVDMDVRAAGLDSGNCWFSRTTDVEASYALAERTDLAAIDEVPGLFLNVTTLKDPTRRRDGKHTIEAICLASYEAFAKWKDSTPGRRPEDYRQLKRRLADKMLDAIEVFVPGVRRHVVLQALGTPLTNARYLAATRGGIYGIEKSLRNLGPLSFPIRSHIPGLYQCGASTIAPGILGVTTSGLLAAQAALGVPREALLTAKGQSLRVHPADDPASWPPELRSRVVA, from the coding sequence ATGACCGACTACGACGCGATCATCATCGGCTCGGGCTCTGGAGGGTTGACGGCGGCGCTCGCCCTCGCGCGCGCCGGCAAGAAGGTCGTCGTCTTCGAGCAACACGATCATCCCGGCGGCTACACTCAATCATTCTCGCTCGGTGGTTTCCAGTTCAGCCCGGGCGTGCACTACATCGGCGGCCTCGGCCCCGGCGGCGGCTTGCGCGAAATCTACGAAGGTCTCGGCGTCGCCAACGACCTCCTCTTCTTCGAGCTGAACCCCGACGGTTACGACCACGCCATAATCGGCCGCGAGCGCTTCGACTTCCCGAAGGGCCAGGGCCGTCTGGCCGCCCGCTTGAAGTCGCGTTTTCCAGCCGAGGCCGGCGGCATCGACGGCTACCTCGACACGGTCGCGCGGATGACCGCGGAGGTGGGGCGTGCGCTCCCGGTGCACGACGCACGCGAGGCGGCGTTGCTGCCGCTGCGGATGCCAACCGTGCTGCGCTACGGGCTCCGCTCGCTCGACCGTCTTCTCGACCGCTTCACGCACGATCCCTTGCTGCGGGCGATCCTCTCGATCCAGGCGGGCGACCACGGCATGGCGCCATCGCGCGCCCCGGCGATTCTCCACGCCAGCGTCGCCAGCTACTACATGGACGGTGGCTGCTACCCGCGTGGCGGTGCGCAGGCCATCGCCGACGCGCTGGTCGCGCGCATCCGTGACGGGGCGGGCGAGGTGCGCGTGGGAACCCCGGTCGAGCGCATCTTCATCGAAGGCGGTGTCGCGCGTGGCGTCGGCCTCGCGGACGGAACCCTCCTGCGCGCCGACATCGTGATCTCGAACGCCGATCCGGGCGTCACCTGGGGCCGTCTCGTGCCCGCGGAGCACGTCGGAGCCCGCCTGCGCAACCGGCTCGCACGCATGCGCTACTCGAGCTCCACCTTGAGCCTGTTTCTCGCCGTGGACATGGACGTGCGCGCGGCGGGCCTCGACTCCGGGAACTGCTGGTTCAGCCGAACGACGGACGTCGAGGCGTCGTACGCGCTCGCGGAGCGCACCGACCTGGCCGCCATCGACGAGGTGCCCGGGCTCTTCCTCAACGTGACGACGCTGAAGGATCCAACCCGGCGGCGCGACGGAAAGCATACGATCGAGGCGATCTGTCTCGCGTCGTACGAGGCGTTCGCGAAGTGGAAGGACTCGACACCCGGCCGGCGCCCCGAGGACTATCGGCAGCTCAAGCGGCGGCTCGCAGACAAGATGCTCGACGCCATCGAAGTGTTCGTCCCGGGCGTACGCCGCCACGTCGTGTTGCAGGCGCTCGGCACGCCGCTCACGAACGCACGCTACCTGGCGGCGACGCGCGGGGGCATCTACGGGATCGAGAAGAGCTTGCGCAATCTGGGGCCGCTCAGCTTCCCGATCCGTTCGCACATCCCGGGGCTCTACCAGTGCGGGGCGAGCACGATCGCGCCCGGCATCCTCGGCGTGACGACCTCGGGTCTCCTGGCCGCGCAGGCCGCCCTCGGCGTCCCGCGCGAGGCGTTGCTCACGGCGAAGGGACAGTCGCTGCGCGTCCACCCGGCCGACGACCCGGCATCGTGGCCGCCGGAGCTGCGGAGCCGGGTGGTGGCCTAG
- a CDS encoding c-type cytochrome — protein MTSLRRWWLGALVLGVAASAASGEQRDGKFLFDAYCAVCHGTDARGDGPDADLFSPRPRNLRDGILTRYDDDVLVERIRHGRPLGLARDPEALRARAGDTETLVAHMQRLPKIDWRVAERGQELYVDRCEVCHGPFGHASTVLPLGVTKAPRDLSDPAYQRATSDDALVDRVRHGHAKMPAIPDFGLRENQTALVAFVRILSPGYETYSRFCAACHGDDGRGPGFDWATEKRPTVVFDAAYFAKKDPEALRRDVWHMVGDVQPQMPHMSRLLSPRDVRSILRYLRSLPPG, from the coding sequence ATGACGTCCCTGCGGCGGTGGTGGCTGGGAGCGCTCGTACTCGGGGTCGCGGCGTCGGCCGCGAGCGGCGAGCAGCGCGACGGGAAGTTCCTCTTCGACGCATATTGCGCGGTCTGTCACGGCACCGACGCACGAGGCGACGGGCCCGACGCGGATCTCTTCTCGCCGCGGCCCCGCAACCTGCGCGACGGGATCCTCACGCGCTACGACGACGACGTCCTGGTCGAGCGCATCCGTCACGGTCGCCCGCTCGGTCTCGCGCGGGATCCCGAGGCGCTCCGCGCCCGTGCGGGCGACACCGAGACCCTGGTTGCGCACATGCAGCGCCTGCCGAAGATCGACTGGCGCGTCGCCGAACGCGGACAGGAGCTGTACGTCGACCGCTGCGAGGTCTGCCACGGACCGTTCGGGCACGCCTCGACGGTGCTCCCGCTCGGCGTGACGAAGGCGCCGCGCGATCTCTCCGACCCCGCGTATCAGCGGGCGACCAGCGACGACGCGCTCGTCGACCGCGTCCGCCATGGCCACGCCAAAATGCCCGCGATCCCGGACTTCGGCCTGCGCGAGAACCAGACTGCCCTCGTCGCGTTCGTGCGGATTCTCTCGCCCGGCTACGAGACGTATTCACGCTTCTGCGCCGCGTGCCACGGCGACGACGGGCGCGGCCCCGGGTTCGACTGGGCGACGGAGAAGCGGCCGACGGTCGTCTTCGACGCCGCCTACTTCGCGAAGAAGGACCCCGAGGCCCTGCGCCGCGACGTGTGGCACATGGTGGGCGACGTGCAGCCGCAGATGCCGCACATGAGCCGCCTGCTGTCCCCCAGGGACGTCCGCTCCATCCTGCGCTACCTGCGCTCGCTCCCTCCCGGATAG
- a CDS encoding acetyl-CoA C-acyltransferase, with the protein MREAVVVESQRTGLAKSFRGSFNLTRPDDMAAHCVKAVLAKVPQLDVKEIDDVVFGTGFPEGPQGFNVGRNVAVLAGLPHEVAGGTVSRFCSSGLNAVAVAAHMVENEGADAVMAGGLESITLMQNDFSKHMLFNPWLTEHYKQVYMPMGLTAEIVAERYKVSREAQDELALASQQRTAAFQTSGKDKEEITPMTVTMEVTDKATGAKSQKQVTVAKDECNRPDTTIEGLRKLPGAFNPTGSVTAGNSSQFSDGASATLIMSAERAKALGVKPLGYFRGTVFAGCEADEMGIGPVFAVPKLLKRAGLKIDDIDVVELNEAFASQVVYCRDKLGIPMEKLNPNGGSISIGHPYGMTGSRMVGALLRELRRRKGRWGIVTMCIGGGMGAAGLFEAA; encoded by the coding sequence ATCCGTGAAGCCGTGGTCGTCGAGAGCCAGCGCACCGGGCTCGCGAAGTCGTTCCGAGGGTCCTTCAACCTCACGCGGCCCGACGACATGGCGGCGCACTGCGTGAAGGCGGTGCTCGCCAAGGTGCCGCAGCTCGACGTGAAGGAGATCGACGACGTCGTGTTCGGCACGGGCTTCCCGGAGGGGCCGCAGGGCTTCAACGTGGGACGCAACGTGGCGGTCTTGGCGGGGCTTCCGCACGAGGTCGCGGGCGGCACGGTGTCGCGCTTCTGCTCCTCGGGGCTCAACGCCGTCGCCGTCGCCGCGCACATGGTCGAGAACGAGGGCGCCGACGCCGTCATGGCGGGCGGCCTCGAGTCGATCACGTTGATGCAGAACGACTTCTCCAAGCACATGCTCTTCAACCCGTGGCTGACGGAGCACTACAAGCAGGTCTACATGCCGATGGGGCTCACGGCGGAGATCGTGGCCGAGCGCTACAAGGTGTCGCGCGAGGCGCAGGACGAGCTCGCGCTGGCCTCCCAGCAGCGCACCGCGGCCTTCCAGACCTCCGGCAAGGACAAGGAGGAGATCACGCCCATGACGGTCACCATGGAGGTGACCGACAAGGCGACCGGCGCGAAGTCGCAGAAGCAGGTGACGGTCGCGAAGGACGAGTGCAATCGTCCCGACACGACGATCGAAGGCCTCCGCAAGCTTCCGGGCGCCTTCAACCCGACGGGCAGCGTGACGGCCGGCAACTCCTCGCAGTTCTCCGACGGCGCGTCGGCCACGCTCATCATGTCGGCCGAGCGCGCGAAGGCGCTCGGCGTGAAGCCGCTCGGCTACTTCCGCGGCACGGTGTTCGCCGGCTGCGAGGCCGACGAGATGGGCATCGGTCCGGTCTTCGCGGTACCGAAGCTCTTGAAGCGCGCCGGCCTCAAGATCGACGACATCGACGTCGTCGAGCTGAACGAGGCGTTCGCGTCGCAGGTCGTCTACTGTCGCGACAAGCTCGGGATCCCGATGGAGAAGCTGAACCCGAACGGCGGCTCGATCTCGATCGGGCACCCGTACGGCATGACCGGCTCCCGCATGGTGGGCGCGCTGCTGCGCGAGCTGCGCCGCCGCAAGGGTCGCTGGGGCATCGTCACCATGTGCATCGGGGGCGGCATGGGCGCCGCCGGTCTGTTCGAAGCCGCGTAG
- a CDS encoding EVE domain-containing protein — MAKGHWLVKQEPTKYSWDHLVRDGRTMWDGVRNFQARNNLAAMEVGDPVLFYHSVEGKAVVGVAEVVRTAYPDPTTKEKGWVVVDLVPVKPLAKPVTLEAIKATPALRDIKLVRQSRLSVVPLTKAEFDMIVKMGS, encoded by the coding sequence ATGGCCAAGGGCCACTGGCTCGTGAAGCAGGAGCCCACCAAGTACTCGTGGGATCACCTCGTGCGCGACGGCCGCACGATGTGGGACGGCGTCCGCAACTTCCAGGCGCGCAACAACCTCGCGGCCATGGAGGTCGGCGACCCGGTCCTCTTCTACCACTCGGTCGAGGGCAAGGCGGTGGTCGGCGTCGCCGAGGTCGTGCGCACGGCCTACCCCGACCCGACCACGAAGGAGAAAGGCTGGGTGGTCGTCGACCTCGTCCCGGTGAAGCCGCTCGCCAAGCCCGTCACGCTCGAAGCCATCAAGGCGACGCCGGCCCTGCGTGACATCAAGCTCGTGCGACAGTCCCGGCTCTCGGTCGTGCCGCTCACCAAGGCCGAGTTCGACATGATCGTGAAGATGGGAAGCTGA
- a CDS encoding DUF3995 domain-containing protein, producing the protein MTRLIGATTAGVLLALAALHVYWAAGGTWGTRVTVPERDGQPLFAPSIAATLVVAALLLAAGGIVLGRLGVVAGTLPRWPFVAGTWVLFFVFAGRAIGDFRWIGFFKAPTPTAFARWDAWLYSPLCALIACGCLVVALRD; encoded by the coding sequence ATGACGCGGCTCATCGGGGCGACGACCGCCGGCGTCCTCCTCGCGCTCGCGGCACTGCACGTCTACTGGGCGGCGGGCGGGACGTGGGGCACGCGGGTCACCGTTCCCGAGCGTGACGGGCAGCCGCTCTTTGCACCGTCGATCGCGGCAACCCTGGTCGTGGCCGCCCTGCTGCTCGCCGCCGGCGGGATCGTGCTCGGTCGGCTCGGCGTAGTGGCGGGCACCCTGCCGCGTTGGCCGTTCGTCGCCGGCACCTGGGTGCTGTTCTTCGTGTTCGCGGGGCGCGCGATCGGCGATTTCCGATGGATCGGATTCTTCAAGGCCCCGACGCCCACGGCGTTCGCGCGCTGGGACGCGTGGCTCTACTCGCCGCTCTGCGCCCTCATCGCGTGCGGGTGCCTCGTCGTGGCGCTGCGCGACTGA
- a CDS encoding dynamin family protein, producing the protein MAIESERTREGLTELAAVAAELGRAALAREALDLATRLSEGRFFVACVGQFKRGKSSLVNALVGAPILPTGVAPVTSVVTVVRGGERLAVRVELPEGWTDVDPRLLAAYVTEQENPGNTKRVDTVEVSVPSRLLRDGLCLVDTPGIGSVVAHNTAATRAFVPHVDAAVVVLGVDPPISADELTLIEEIAAQTETLLFVLSKADRFSNAERHEAEVFTTRVLRERLGRDPGSILAVSATERLAGGTPRDWACLERTLARLARDSRQHLVATAGLRGIRGLADRLCREIDERLGALLRPLEDSERRVAALSECAARAEETLGDLRALMAAEHQRLARRLQAQQAAFLDRALPAAREALARFVRDGDGGREVLRTRALAEARRLHRELAERWRAEERPAAEELHRIGAQRFVQLADEFLERLVDAIRSDASGIPAMPVEVGFRVPSHLYYTNLLQVTGRSPLRWMLDQLRPAPYARRAIGREATRYLERLLTVNVSRVTNDLDEQARASGRDLEAEVRRHLRDIGEAARRSLADARAQHAQGEDAVRQEVERLRSLRARATIVAETNLSGPLPLEASSHG; encoded by the coding sequence ATGGCGATCGAATCGGAACGAACACGGGAGGGGCTCACCGAACTGGCTGCCGTTGCCGCCGAGCTCGGCAGGGCGGCGCTCGCCCGCGAGGCCTTGGATCTCGCCACCAGGCTTTCCGAAGGCCGCTTCTTCGTCGCCTGCGTCGGTCAGTTCAAGCGGGGCAAGTCGTCGCTCGTCAACGCGCTCGTCGGCGCGCCCATCCTTCCGACAGGCGTCGCTCCGGTGACGAGCGTCGTGACGGTCGTCCGTGGCGGCGAGCGGCTCGCGGTGCGGGTCGAGCTTCCCGAAGGCTGGACCGATGTGGACCCGCGTCTCCTGGCCGCGTACGTCACCGAGCAAGAGAATCCCGGCAACACGAAGCGAGTTGACACGGTGGAGGTGTCCGTGCCGAGCAGGCTCCTGCGCGACGGGCTGTGCCTCGTCGACACCCCTGGCATCGGCTCGGTCGTTGCGCACAACACGGCCGCCACGCGGGCGTTCGTTCCACACGTCGATGCCGCCGTCGTCGTGCTCGGCGTGGATCCGCCGATCTCGGCCGACGAGCTGACGCTGATCGAGGAGATCGCGGCCCAGACGGAGACGCTCCTGTTCGTGCTGAGCAAGGCGGATCGCTTCTCGAATGCCGAGCGCCACGAGGCCGAGGTGTTCACGACCCGCGTCCTGCGCGAGCGTCTCGGCAGGGATCCCGGTTCCATTCTGGCGGTGAGCGCGACGGAGCGGCTTGCCGGCGGAACTCCTCGCGACTGGGCCTGTCTGGAGAGGACCCTTGCGCGCCTCGCCCGGGATTCGCGCCAGCATCTCGTCGCCACCGCCGGGCTTCGAGGCATACGCGGTCTGGCTGATCGGCTCTGTCGGGAGATCGACGAGCGACTCGGAGCATTGCTCCGACCCCTCGAGGACTCGGAGCGCAGGGTTGCCGCACTGTCCGAATGTGCGGCGCGCGCGGAGGAGACGCTGGGGGACCTTCGCGCGCTGATGGCCGCAGAGCACCAACGTCTCGCCCGGCGCCTCCAGGCGCAGCAGGCGGCGTTTCTCGATCGTGCCCTGCCGGCGGCCAGAGAAGCGCTCGCTCGTTTCGTACGTGACGGCGATGGGGGACGCGAGGTACTCCGCACACGGGCCTTGGCTGAAGCTCGGCGCCTCCATCGGGAGCTCGCCGAGCGCTGGCGTGCAGAGGAACGCCCCGCGGCCGAGGAGCTCCATCGGATCGGAGCCCAGCGGTTCGTGCAGCTCGCGGACGAGTTTCTCGAGCGCCTGGTCGATGCCATCCGGTCCGATGCAAGCGGGATTCCCGCTATGCCCGTCGAGGTAGGCTTCCGCGTGCCCAGTCACCTCTACTACACGAACCTGCTCCAGGTGACCGGTCGCTCGCCGTTGCGCTGGATGCTCGATCAGCTCCGTCCCGCGCCGTACGCCCGTCGCGCGATCGGGCGGGAGGCGACGAGGTATCTCGAGCGTCTCCTGACCGTGAACGTGTCGCGCGTGACCAACGACCTCGACGAGCAGGCGCGCGCCAGCGGCCGCGATCTCGAGGCCGAGGTTCGTCGACATCTCCGCGACATTGGCGAGGCCGCGCGGCGGTCCCTGGCGGACGCCCGCGCGCAGCATGCGCAGGGCGAAGATGCGGTCCGGCAGGAAGTCGAACGGCTCAGATCGCTGCGCGCGCGTGCGACCATCGTCGCCGAGACGAATCTGAGCGGCCCCCTCCCGTTGGAGGCTTCCTCCCATGGATGA
- a CDS encoding MFS transporter, whose product MPPWLNRTVLAFGVASLLSDAGHETATAVLPLFLVSLGGSAASLGFVEGISDALSTAAKLLAGWYSDGLRHRRPIGVVGYAATGIGMAALALARVPSQVLGVRAASWVGRGMRGPVRDAMLAEAVPATARGRAFGFHRAMDTVGAVLGPLLALLLLGRFGYRTIFLATLVPGILSIAAFASAPELGKPRRRPPLRASLADLPAPFRRFLVAVFLFGLGDFARSLLILRAVSLLGSSSSVPPERMAVAMYALHNLVHACSSYGIGVLGERVGARRVLAAGYAAYAAMALGFVAAADHPGIVVLAGLFVLAGVAMAAEEVLEATVAADLLPEGVRGTGYGALAAVNGVGDLVASSVVGALWVGVSPAAGFTYAAMTGAAGALAMLRLR is encoded by the coding sequence GTGCCGCCGTGGCTCAATCGTACCGTTCTCGCGTTCGGCGTCGCGAGCCTCCTCTCCGATGCAGGACACGAGACGGCGACCGCGGTCCTCCCGCTCTTCCTGGTGTCGCTCGGCGGGTCAGCCGCGTCATTGGGTTTCGTCGAGGGAATATCGGACGCGCTCTCGACCGCAGCCAAGCTCCTCGCAGGCTGGTACAGCGACGGGTTGCGGCACCGAAGGCCGATCGGCGTCGTCGGGTACGCGGCGACCGGCATCGGCATGGCGGCCCTGGCCCTCGCGCGGGTGCCCAGCCAAGTGCTGGGCGTTCGCGCGGCGAGCTGGGTCGGCCGTGGCATGCGCGGGCCCGTGCGGGACGCGATGCTTGCCGAAGCCGTCCCCGCGACGGCTCGTGGGCGTGCATTCGGCTTTCATCGTGCGATGGACACGGTCGGCGCGGTGCTGGGGCCGTTGCTCGCGCTCCTGCTCCTGGGACGGTTCGGCTACCGTACGATCTTCCTGGCGACCCTCGTGCCGGGGATTCTCTCAATCGCAGCCTTTGCAAGCGCACCGGAGCTGGGTAAGCCGCGTCGGCGGCCGCCGCTTCGAGCGAGCCTCGCGGACCTACCGGCTCCGTTCCGGCGATTCCTCGTGGCCGTATTTCTCTTCGGGCTCGGTGATTTCGCGCGCTCTCTCCTGATCCTGCGCGCCGTCTCCCTGCTGGGGTCGTCTTCGAGCGTCCCGCCCGAGCGGATGGCGGTGGCGATGTACGCTCTTCACAACCTGGTGCATGCCTGCTCGTCGTACGGCATCGGCGTGCTCGGCGAGCGCGTGGGCGCGCGCCGCGTGCTGGCCGCCGGGTACGCGGCGTACGCGGCGATGGCGCTCGGCTTCGTGGCCGCCGCCGATCACCCCGGTATCGTCGTCCTGGCGGGTCTGTTCGTTCTGGCCGGCGTGGCGATGGCGGCCGAAGAAGTGCTCGAGGCGACGGTCGCCGCTGATCTCCTTCCGGAGGGCGTGCGAGGGACCGGCTACGGCGCGCTCGCTGCGGTCAACGGCGTCGGCGATCTCGTGGCGAGCTCGGTCGTCGGTGCCCTGTGGGTGGGCGTTTCGCCGGCCGCCGGGTTCACGTACGCTGCGATGACCGGAGCAGCAGGCGCACTCGCGATGCTGCGGCTTCGTTAG
- a CDS encoding DUF190 domain-containing protein, whose amino-acid sequence MRGKRMTIFTGERDRWKHRPLYLAILEYLKANGCAGATVTRGLAGFGAHSHIKTSVLVEVSVDLPIVITVVDLPDKIDKFADHVAGMLSAGTITVEDTEVRFYSAAFRGGVPDVSVADVMTRSAETVTAETSIAEVVRKLLERDHTALPVVDAQGLVVGMVGDQDLLRAGLTSASLSLHKAADAATVAEVLRSLQSRGTTVGEAMAKPAVTIAEAAPLKDAAQLMHGRGLKRLPVVDERGCLVGVVSRLDVLSSIAEGYTRRSVPQTQRLPQEHRRVSEIMDREVPSVRETTPLAEVVEKLLGSDAKRVMVVDDAGRLVGVIADTDLLARVDPGERPGIFTLLRSRWNRSAEHKVRRASGQRAADVMSSPPISVRSDATVIEALTLSVTRHIKRLPVVDTQGKVVGIVSRPSLLAASLDLAATTPA is encoded by the coding sequence ATGCGCGGCAAGCGAATGACCATCTTCACCGGCGAGCGCGACCGCTGGAAGCATCGCCCGCTCTACCTGGCGATCCTCGAGTACCTGAAAGCCAACGGCTGCGCGGGGGCGACGGTCACCAGAGGCCTCGCCGGTTTCGGTGCGCACTCACACATCAAGACGAGCGTGCTCGTCGAGGTGTCCGTCGACCTGCCGATCGTGATCACGGTGGTCGATTTGCCCGACAAGATCGACAAGTTCGCGGATCACGTTGCCGGTATGCTCAGCGCCGGCACCATCACGGTCGAGGATACCGAGGTTCGCTTCTACTCCGCGGCCTTTCGGGGCGGCGTCCCGGACGTGAGTGTCGCGGACGTCATGACGCGATCCGCCGAGACGGTGACCGCGGAAACGTCGATCGCGGAGGTGGTCCGGAAGCTTCTCGAACGCGACCATACCGCGTTGCCCGTCGTGGACGCGCAGGGGCTCGTCGTGGGGATGGTGGGCGATCAAGACCTCCTGCGGGCGGGCCTCACGTCGGCGAGCTTGAGCCTGCACAAGGCCGCGGACGCGGCGACCGTGGCCGAGGTCCTTCGCAGCCTTCAGTCCCGGGGGACGACCGTCGGGGAGGCGATGGCGAAGCCTGCCGTCACGATCGCGGAAGCGGCGCCGCTCAAGGACGCTGCGCAACTGATGCACGGGCGGGGCTTGAAGCGCCTCCCGGTCGTCGATGAACGGGGTTGCCTCGTCGGCGTCGTCAGCCGCCTCGACGTTCTGTCGAGCATCGCCGAGGGCTACACCCGCCGCAGCGTGCCCCAGACGCAGCGACTTCCCCAGGAGCATCGTCGCGTGTCCGAAATCATGGACCGTGAAGTGCCGTCCGTCCGAGAGACCACGCCCTTGGCCGAGGTGGTCGAGAAGCTCCTCGGCTCGGATGCGAAGCGCGTCATGGTCGTCGACGACGCGGGACGCCTCGTCGGCGTCATCGCCGACACCGACCTCCTGGCGCGGGTCGACCCGGGTGAGCGCCCTGGCATCTTCACGCTCCTGCGGAGCCGCTGGAATCGAAGCGCAGAGCACAAGGTACGGCGCGCCTCCGGGCAGCGCGCGGCCGACGTCATGAGCAGCCCTCCCATCTCGGTGCGGAGCGACGCGACGGTCATCGAGGCTCTCACCCTCTCGGTGACCAGGCACATCAAGCGGCTCCCCGTCGTCGATACCCAGGGCAAGGTCGTGGGAATCGTGTCCCGCCCGTCACTGCTCGCCGCCTCGCTTGACCTTGCGGCCACGACGCCTGCCTGA
- a CDS encoding 3-oxoacid CoA-transferase subunit A, protein MATKRVCETALEAVADVKDGDTLLVHSFGPPQAWPTDCLLALQEHGVKDLTVVCNSTAAGPTSLQILAEKRQVRKLICTFAVLPVGPTPFSEQIRAGEVELELTPQGTMVERVRAGGAGLAGFYTPVGVGTVVEEGKEVREFDGRPHLFERAIRADFALLAAQQADPIGNLTYRRGARNFGPAFATGARTTIAEVRELVPLGAIDPEAVHTPGIFVDRMVKTTQRWDPAIVRQIVMMAGRTRSMEGQTAREGATGLPPDLMAMRVAALLRPGEYVNLGLGLPTLVSNFIEGRGLTLHSENGILGFGAFPPEGEEDIDLYNASGQLVTPVAGTAYFDSTVSFAMARTGRVSTVVLGGFQVAPNGDLANWNVPATGVGGIGGAMDLAAGVAAGGGRLIVIMYHREKSGASKLVPALSYPATARGCVTDIVTDLAYLQVTPEGFLLREIAPGLSVDDVKAASGAPLRVARDVAEMQFA, encoded by the coding sequence ATGGCGACCAAACGCGTGTGCGAGACGGCCCTCGAGGCCGTCGCCGACGTGAAGGACGGCGACACCCTGCTCGTGCATTCGTTCGGACCCCCGCAGGCGTGGCCGACCGATTGCCTGCTGGCGCTGCAGGAGCACGGCGTGAAGGACCTGACCGTCGTCTGCAACTCGACGGCCGCCGGACCGACGTCGCTCCAGATCCTCGCCGAGAAGCGACAGGTGCGAAAGCTCATCTGCACGTTCGCGGTCCTGCCGGTCGGACCGACGCCCTTCTCGGAGCAGATCCGCGCCGGCGAGGTCGAGCTCGAGCTGACGCCGCAGGGCACGATGGTCGAGCGGGTGCGCGCCGGCGGCGCCGGGCTCGCCGGTTTCTACACGCCTGTCGGGGTGGGCACGGTGGTGGAGGAGGGCAAAGAGGTGCGCGAGTTCGACGGCCGGCCGCATCTGTTCGAGCGCGCCATCCGCGCCGACTTCGCGCTGCTCGCGGCACAGCAGGCCGACCCGATCGGCAACCTCACGTACCGTCGCGGCGCGCGCAACTTCGGTCCGGCGTTCGCGACCGGTGCGCGCACGACGATCGCCGAGGTGCGCGAGCTGGTGCCGCTCGGCGCCATCGACCCCGAGGCCGTGCACACGCCGGGCATCTTCGTGGACCGCATGGTGAAGACCACGCAGCGCTGGGATCCGGCGATCGTGCGGCAGATCGTCATGATGGCGGGCCGCACGCGGTCGATGGAGGGGCAGACCGCCCGCGAAGGAGCGACCGGGCTTCCGCCCGACCTGATGGCGATGCGCGTGGCGGCGCTCCTGCGTCCGGGCGAGTACGTGAACCTCGGCCTCGGGCTCCCGACGCTGGTCTCGAACTTCATCGAGGGACGCGGCCTGACGCTCCACTCCGAGAACGGCATCCTCGGCTTCGGCGCCTTTCCGCCCGAGGGCGAGGAGGACATCGACCTCTACAACGCGAGCGGACAGCTCGTGACGCCGGTCGCCGGCACGGCGTACTTCGACTCGACCGTCTCGTTCGCGATGGCGCGCACCGGACGTGTGTCCACCGTCGTCCTCGGCGGCTTCCAGGTGGCGCCGAACGGCGACCTCGCGAACTGGAACGTGCCCGCGACGGGCGTCGGTGGCATCGGCGGCGCGATGGACCTGGCGGCCGGCGTCGCCGCCGGGGGCGGGCGCCTCATCGTCATCATGTATCACCGCGAGAAGAGCGGCGCGTCGAAGCTGGTGCCGGCGCTCAGCTATCCCGCGACCGCGCGCGGCTGCGTGACCGACATCGTGACCGATCTCGCCTACTTGCAAGTGACGCCCGAGGGCTTCCTCTTGCGCGAGATCGCTCCGGGCCTCAGCGTCGACGACGTGAAGGCGGCGTCGGGGGCGCCGTTGCGGGTCGCCCGCGACGTGGCCGAGATGCAGTTCGCCTGA